TTGTAAATAACGGGTACTGGCAAAAGATATCCTCGGATAAAAAAATAGATGGCGGGGAAATACGGGAATTTAACCCCAAAAACACAGGCCTTACCGAAAGGGACTGCAAAAAGGTCCGCGCCTACCTCTGGGAAGCGCTTGCCAATTCAAAAACACCCTGCATAAGTTCCGACATGATAAGCACAAACAACATAGAGGTAGAGGCGAACGCAGCAGATGAAGGAATTTTGGGACGTATTGGAAAAATAGCTAATATGCTAAAGTACCCTTCTTCTGTGTCAAAAGCCGGCAGGAACGATCTCTTCGAGCTCATAGAGGGATCAAGAAAAGAACTTCTGCAAAAACTGGGGATAAGCATAGAGACCGTGCCGAATGACAGATACCAGGAGATCAGGAGCAACATGATCCTTGACGAAAAAACCCACCGGATAGAAATAGGTTGCTATCCGGAGCTGAACTGTACAAGCGAAAATGTTGTCTCGGAACTCCCGATCCCAAAGCACAGCAACACAATAAAAGAAAACCAGTTTTCGGGGCTTGTATACGGAGGCGGCAGAGGAGCCTACATCGATAACGGAAGACTGGCTATACAGGGAAAAATGGAAATGGAGGTTCTGGCGCTGTTCAAGGAATACTACTCGGACTCCGACAACAAAGACGCCGCCTATCGCTTTTTTGACGATCTTTTCTCAAGATCGCAGAAGACCGGATACATTTTTCGGGGCAGATTAAGGAAGCCATTGAGAGACCTGCTTCTGGAGCGATGCGCAACGGAGAAGGAAAAGGCGGCGGTGCGAGATCTGTATGAAAGGTCCAATGACCCGACCTTAGTGACGCAAAAAGACATAGATCGTTTTGAAACTGAGCCTTCTTACAAAAGAGAACTGTTTAAGACTTATGTGAGCGGATTCGAGGTTAGCAGCAGCGTTTTCACGGAAACCATAACGGACCTCACACAGAAGAAGCTTGGCTCAACGATGACCCCTGAAGAGTGGCCCCGCTGGAAAAAAGAGCTGGCTGCATACCTAAGGGTTAGAACGGCTGAAGAAAAGCTGCCTCTAACCGTAGAAAATATCTACGGCAAAGGTTTTGGCTGCGCGCTTGATTTTCTTGAAGAAACAGACCTCCCGCTGCCCGGAGAACAAGATAACAATGCCGTTTTTGATTCAGTTAAGGCCTCGTCCCAGGGAAAGTTTTCCACTGTTTGCGGGCTGTATGCCGTTCTCTCGCTGTTTGAATCCTGCGGGAAATTCGAGGCCTTGCGCTCCGAATATTCCCTGAACTCATACCGCGACTTGGATTATTTTACCGCCGGCTTGCTGATAAAGCACAGGCCGCACCGCTTTGGAAAACAAAACGCGTTGTCTGAAACCGGACATAGGACACCCGGCCTTACAATGGCAGAGGTTCGCTATATCGCAAATTGCCTGGGCGGCACGCAGAAGGTGAGTTTTGAACATTATGAGATCGGCGATCTTACGATCGAAACTCTCTGCGGCAAGCTCGCACCGGGATTTGTCGCGGTCATCTCTACGCAGGTTGGCCCGCATGCCGTGCATGTCATAAAGGCAGAGGACGGCAATATTGTTTACTATGACCCCATCGGAAAGGACGGAAAATTCAATATCGGCATCATGCCGTCAGATACTTTTAAACTGGCCTGGAAGAAAGAATTCGGGATAATAGCGATGGCCCACCCTCAGAAACCGGATGCAGACCTTGTTCCTTACGAACCGCCAACCAGGCTGTTCTAGCAAAGGTCAAATCCTTGTAAGGTCGGCCCCCTTTATGTAAGCAGTCCTGGCTCCTCGGGGCGCTGCCTCAAAAGTAGCGACCAGGACAAGATCCTTTTTTCCGTCAACATCAACAGCGCGCATCACCCCTATCATATTGCCGCCGATCATTTTTGCCACCATGCCTGCAAATTCCCCGGGCAAAGTATAAAGAGTTCCGCCGATGTTGACCCTGGCTATCTGCTGGTCATAGTAGACACCGGAAGAAATAGTGCGCGCGCGGACATCTTCGGCCATATCGTGGAGGCCTCTAAAACCGGCCTCAAGGGCTGCGGCAGAACCGTAATCATCCGCATACACGGCCTTGATAAGGTCCACAACCCTTCCAAAGATATCAAGGATCCCTCCCAGTCCGGACTCCTTAAGCCATAACGGCGTCACTTTTTCCGCAAGCCGGGAGATATCCCACCCTTCTCTGTCCACTTCGTGCCTCAAGGCTGCAGCGATCCTGTTCAGGTCCATCTCTCCAACAGCGCTGTACCATCTTGCCTCAAGGGCCACCTGCCACGGATGCGCGTGACAGTCCTCGGGAGTTGACAGGTCAAAAGCCCAAGGATAAAGCAATTGAAATACACCTGCAATGTCTTTGGGAAAATCCGGCAGATCCTCCCTTATCGCCCTGAGGAACATCATATGTTCGTTAATAAGGTCCGGCCAGGTAGAGACGCCGTTTTCCGCAAGAAAGAGATCCATTCTGCCTTTAAGCAGCCTCTCGTCTATATAGAACTGTTCAGGCCCTCTATCTCCGGGCGGGACCATCCTGAGCCCCAGATGCGACTCCAGAACATGGCGCAGGGATTTTTCGACCAGGCTTTGTCCAAGCCCGCTTTCCCAAAGGCCCACCTGAACAAAATCCCAGAAATGCAGATGGCTGCCTTCTTCTGTATCAAGATCAAAAGCCCAGGGATAAGCATGGTACAGGGCGCAGGAATGTTTTCTTTCGAAAGCCGGAACACCTTGCATGGCGCCCGCCAAACCCAACTCCGAAAAAAGGTCTATCCACTGGCTGAAACCAAAGACCCTTGGCAAAGCCGTATATCGCTCTGGAAATTTTGAGCCCGGTTCCGGAAAAAGGCGGCTATCAATAGAACAGTTAGCCTCGTCCATATTAAGTCCCGCATGCCTTTCCAGCCCATGCCTGACAGCCGTTATTCCCATCTCATAGCCCTTCTCATCCCTCCACATATCTCTCTGGATAAAGTCCCAGGGATGCAGATGGTTTCTTTCCTCCGTGTTAAGATCAAAAGCCCATGGATAAGTATTGAAAAACGCGGTAGCGCATGATTGCTGATGCTCAGGAACCCTGGTCACAGCTCCAAGGAGTTTTATCTGCATAAAAAGGTTCTGCCAGTTCTTGTCCTGTGCTGTGACCGTTTCGGCCAGAAAGGCTCCCTGTCCTTCCCGGAAAAGCCTTGGATCGATCAACAGGGGGTCTTCGCTCATCACAAGCCCCAGGATGTTCCTTATGCCGTGGTCTATGCAGACAATAGAGTTGGCAAAGCCCTGTGCCCCTGTCCAGAAATCCCTGGGGAATCTTGAGATCTCGCCGCCAAGGACCCTATTGTACACATCCACGATAAAGGGCGAGAATTTTTGGCGGTAGACCGGGGCTTCCTCGGGAAAGATAAGGTCGCCGCAAAGCAGCGGAACATCCCTTCCCCTGGCCATATTGAGGCGCAAGGGCAGCTCGCTCTTTAGGATCCCGTCCATTCTCGATCTTAGTTCTATTGCTCCCGGCATATGCACTCTTTCTATCAAAAAAACTGAACCCGGCTTCCGCCGCAGTATATTATTTTATCGAGGCATTTTTCATGAAATCCCGGCTTATCTTCTACGATCAATCAATATGAAATGCGCATGCGCTCCCGCACTTGCCCTGGCCGTACCTCAACTTGCTTTCAGGACAAGAATTAAAGCCTCTATTCCCGGGACCACAAAACCCTGCGGGTCCTCGGGAGCCTGCAACCATGCTTTTGCAAAAAGCCTCTGCAGCGGCACTATCAGCCTTATTGAAGCAGTTGATGCCATAAGGCCTGACCGGTGTTTTCAAGGGCACTATTTTGACAGGGCTCTCAAGATGAGAGGCACTCTTATTCCTTCTCTATTCTTTACCGAACATGTGGGTATGTTGGGAGCTGTTGACCATCCTCAACTCAGTCGTTTATTAACAAAAGGCGCTCCCTACAGATTTGTCCTTAATTTTGACAAGCATCCCGACAATTTCGGCAGCGCACATGAGGCTGCCGATTCATCCAATTGGATGAGAGTATTGCTTTCAAAAAGACTTGCGGGAAGCGCCATATCCACAGCCGGGCTCAAAGCGCAGGAGTTTGCCGCACCGCTCCTGACAGCGCTGGAGGCAACGGGGCTGCCGGCGGATAAACTTGAAATTGGATTCTCTCTGGACTTTGATCACTTTGACAGAATGGGCGCTGCAGAGGCCGACAAAGAAATGGAAGACATCATCAGGCTGATCTACCACTACGGACTTAATATACGGCTGGCCGGGTTTGCTACCTCTCCCGGATATACTTACAACACCGACATTGAACATATCAGCAGACTCACAAAAGAAGCCTTTGGGATAATTGAGTACCCTGTCAACCCCATCACTTCGACCCTGCCTTATCTGACCTCATGGGGATTTTTTCCGGATTTTAAATACTAAAACCTGACAACAACGGAGAAGCGGGTTCAAAGTCTACGTCTTCAAGATCCGGCAGCGCCTCTCCGCGAAAAGAGTACCTCATTTCCGCTTCAATTATCCTGTCAACATAAGACCTCATCAAGGATCCTATGATCTTATCCACAGGTTTCCAACGGACCAAATGGGCAAAGGTGCGCCTTGCCTCTTCCTCAGTTCTTCCAAACCAGCGCATTTCAAATTCCATGCTGCCATCTGCCGCCAACTTTCTCAGCTTCTCGATCCCTTCCTCAGTACGGGAAAGTCCGGTCAAATAGCTCTGATAGCCGTTTATCTTGCCGCAATGTCTTTGTTCTATGATGTCTCTCAGGCTGCCTTCAAGTAAAGGCCAGCTTCCGTCAAACCGAGCACCTATCAGCATTGCCCTGAAAAAGTTTGCCATCATAAGTTCCGCGCCGTCAAAACGGGCCCCGGGAGCAACGGCATCCTCAAAATCAGCCTGCATTAGAGAGGAACGGGAAAAATCCGCGCTCATAAGAAAAGCGCCTCTATAATCAACACGATCTGCCGTTACATCCCTTACCACAGAAAAGGACAGGTCCGCTTCGCTTTGGTCCGAACCAGTAAAATTTGCGCCGGTAAAAACCATATTTCTGAAATTAATACCCGCAAGGTCAAATCTGCCAAGATCAAACCCGCTCAGGTCTACAACGATACCACGATCATCAAGCACCGCTTTCTTTTCGTTCCATTCATCAAGCGGTTCATGCCACATCCCGTCATTCACATTAACAGTTCTAAACAGCGTATAAACAGCGTCTATTACAGAGCCCTCATGTTTTCCGTACCTTGGAACGAGCGCTTTTGTCCCCACCAGCCTTCCTATAACTGCGCTCATCATGTTCGCAGAGTTCATTTCTTCTCCGGCACGAAGATAAAAACCTTCTTCTCTGTTCCGGAACGCATATCTCACATCGAATAATTCTCTAAGTTTTCCAATATCAAGCCGTCCTCCGGCAATAGCTCCGTTGGTTTTAAGATAACCGAAAAGACCAGATGGAATAGTCCCTAGGGGAGCAGTTATCCGTAAAGACCCGCCGCGCTCAAGCAGGTTGGGATGCACCATGTCAAGTCGCAGGGACGCTCCGCCCCTGTCCCTGATAAATTGAAGGCGTTCCCCGTAAAGGCGCGCACGCCCGGCATAATGGGCTCCCAGGCCTCTGGTGTTCATCCAACCCCCTCCTATACATATATCGTTAATATAAGCAAGGGATTTCCCTGATATAATTGCCATATGCCCGCCATCGAAGTCAAAGACCTCATAAAACAATTTAAGAACACTGCCGCGGTCAAAGGCATCACATTTGATGTGGAAGAAGGCAGGTGCTTTGGCCTGCTTGGCCCCAACGGTGCGGGAAAGACAACCACCCTAAATATACTTGCTACCCTCCTCAGATTGACCTCCGGTTCGGCTAAAGTGGCGGGGTTTGATGTGTCGACCCAGAAGAACGAGGTGAGAAAGAACATCGGCATGGTATTTCAGGAACCGGCCCTGGACTCAAAATTATCGGGGCGCGAAAACCTTGAGTTCCATGCGATGATGTACGGCATTGAGCCAAAGGTCTACAAAAAAAGGATCGATACGCTATTAAGTCTTGTTGAACTTAGAGAGAAAGAAAATGTCATGACGCAGAACTACTCCGGAGGGATGAAAAGGCGTCTTGAAATAGCGAGAGGACTTATCCACCGGCCAAAGGTGCTTTTCCTGGACGAGCCCACACTGGGGCTGGACTCACAGACAAGAAGGCTCATCTGGAACTATGTTAAGAACCTTATAAAGGAATATAAGGTGACCGTGATCCTGACAACTCACTATATGGAAGAGGCTGACTTTCTTTGCGACAGGATAGCCATCATCGACCACGGAAAGATACTGGTAAACGATACACCGGATTCATTAAAAGCCGCCTGCGGCCCGGAGTGCTCACTTGAAGATGTCTTTCTTAAATATGTAGGCACAGACATAAGAAATGTCGAGGAAAGGGAAAAGATCTGGTAGTTTGGAACTGCTTTCAGGAACCTGAGGCTAAAAGCCTCGGCTCCTGAAAAATCCGGAACCGCGACTTTTAGTCCCCGGTTCCGAAAAAGGAAGTCATGATCGAATTACGGGCAATATACATCTTATGGCTGCGGGAGATGAAAAAGTTCTCGCGCGCAAAGGAAAGGATAATAGGTTCGGCTGCGATGCCGCTGATGTTCCTTGCTTTTTTGGGGCTTGGCTTTCGAGGCTCGGATGTTCCAGGCATAGATAAAGGCATAAGCTACATGCGCTTTCTTGTGCCCGGAATAATCGGGATGAACATGCTCTTTTCATCCATGTTCTCCGGGATCTCTGTCCTGTGGGACAGGGAGTTCGGGTTCCTTAAGGAGATCATGGTCGCCCCCGTCAGCAGGGTTTCGATAGCCCTGGGAAGGATAGCCGGCGGCGCCACTACCGGACTGATACAGGGAATGATCCTGTTCTCTATATCCTTTTTCCTGGGTTTTCATATGAACACGGCCTTCCCATGGTACAGAATGGTTCTGGGATTTGGCGCGATGCTGGCTTTTATGGTGCTGATCTCGCTGACATTCATATCGCTGGGACTGTCTTTTGCCTCCAATATGAGGGACGCGCAGGGATTTGAACTCATAATCAATTTCGTCATGTTCCCTCTTTTCTTTTTGTCCGGAGCTGTATCCCCTATTTCCAACCTTCCGGTATGGGTAAGGATATTTTCTTATGCCAATCCTCTAACCTACGGCGTGGACGGCATCAGAGGAGCACTGATAGGACATTCTATGTTCCCGGTGTCATTTAATTTTCTGATCTGCCTTGCCTCTTCGGCCTTCATGGTTTCGCTTGCCTCCTTCTTTTTTGACCGCAGCGACAGCGTATAAACAGTGAGACCTTTTGAACCCTTTGAGATCACCGTAGAAAAACTGCATCCGTCCGGTTATGGGATTGCCGCACACAACTCCAGGCCCGCGGCGGTGTGGAATTCCCTGCCCGGGGAAAAAATTATAGCAAAACAGACAGGCAAAAAGAAGGGACAGATCATTGCAATTGCAGAAACGGTCCTATCTGCGTCCCCTGACCGCACCGCTCCGCTTGAAGGCCATTTTCTTTCCTGCAGCCCCTGGTCGATCATGACCTGGGAGGCGGAAAACCGACATAAGATGGAAATAGCCCGTAAATGCGGCTCGAGAGCCGCATTAATAGACATTGCAACCAACGATATCCGCACGGGCTACCGCAACAAAATGGAGTTCAGCTTTACAAGAGATGATGACGGCAGAGCCTCACTTGCATTTTTTGAGAGAGGGAAAAGAAGAAAGACCTCAATAGACGGATGTATCCTTGCAGCCCCTAAAATAAACGAAACGGCAAGACAGGCAGTTGAATGGATCGACAGGAAGAACATAAACCCTGACGATCTAAAATGCCTTGTGCTGCGCTCCAATGCTTCAGGAAAAGTGATAGAGGGGCTTTACTCCAAAATAAAGGGGCTGCCAAAGCCGGACACTGCAAACCTTCAAGTCATATATTCAGACCCCAGATCCCCTGCCGCACTTACAACGGAGATCATCCATCCGGCACAAGAGGACATTCTTACCGATAAAGTCGGCGGGTTAAATTTGTCTTATGGGCTTTCAAGCTTTTTTCAGGTCAACCTTCCTGTCTTTGAGATGGCGCTGGAAGATATAAAAGCTTACGCAAAACCGGCAAGTGCAATCCTTGACCTGTACTGCGGGGTCGGAACTATCGGCCTGGCATTGGCAAAGAATGCGAAAAATGTTGAACTTGTTGATATAGTTGCTGATTCCGTTGATTTTGCAAATAAGAATATCTGGTCAAACGGGGTAAAGAACGCAAAAGCCATCTTAAGCCCGGCAGAAAAGGTCGCGGAGCTGATCACTGATGACAAATTGCTGATACTGGACCCGCCAAGAGCCGGGCTTCATCCCAAACTTATCAAGAAAATATTGGATGCAAGGCCAAAAAGGATAATTTATCTTTCGTGTAATGTTGTCTCACAGACAAGGGACATCGATCTGATCAATGATCTCTATGAGGTCAAATTCCGGAAGCTCTACAACTTTTTCCCGAGAACTCCTCATATCGAGGGGTTATGCGTCTGTGATATAATTTAGTCAGCATGCCGCAAACAATAACGCAAAAGATCCTTGCCGCCCACTGCGGGAAAAAGGAAGTCTATCCGGGACAATTCATAGAAGCTAACTGCGATGTTGTCCTTGGCAACGATATAACCGCGCCTCCTGCGATCACTGAGTTTGAAAAATTCGAGATAAAGAAGGTCTTTAACAAAGACAAGATCATGCTTGTTCCGGATCACTTTACACCTAACAAAGACATCAAATCCGCCCAGCAGGTCAAGCAGATGCGTGAATTCGCCAAAAAATTTAAGATAAAACATTTCTTTGAACTGGGCTGTATGGGAGTCGAGCATGCGCTCCTTCCCGAACAGGGGCTTGTATATTCGGGCCAATTGATAATCGGAGCTGATTCTCACACATGCACTTACGGCGCTCTTGGCGCATTTTCCACCGGAGTCGGGTCAACAGACATGGCGGCGGCCATGGCAACGGGAAAAGTATGGCTAAAAGTTCCTGAACAGATAAAATTTGTTTTTAAAGGAAAGTTCAATAAATGGGTCAGCGGAAAAGACCTGATACTTTATACGATCGGAGATATAGGCGTTGACGGAGCCAGATACATGTCTATGGAGTTCACAGGGCCCGCGATCTCCAAGCTATCTATGGACAGCCGTCTTGCAATGTGCAACATGGCCATCGAGGCGGGCGGGAAGAACGGGATCATCATACCGGATGCGATCACCAAAAAGTATGTGCGCGATCATGTAAGGACAGACGGCCGTCTGCCCCAACCTATCTATCTTGGCAGCGACCCGGATGCCCAATATTGCCGTGTCATCGAATACGACTGCG
Above is a window of Candidatus Margulisiibacteriota bacterium DNA encoding:
- the leuC gene encoding 3-isopropylmalate dehydratase large subunit translates to MPQTITQKILAAHCGKKEVYPGQFIEANCDVVLGNDITAPPAITEFEKFEIKKVFNKDKIMLVPDHFTPNKDIKSAQQVKQMREFAKKFKIKHFFELGCMGVEHALLPEQGLVYSGQLIIGADSHTCTYGALGAFSTGVGSTDMAAAMATGKVWLKVPEQIKFVFKGKFNKWVSGKDLILYTIGDIGVDGARYMSMEFTGPAISKLSMDSRLAMCNMAIEAGGKNGIIIPDAITKKYVRDHVRTDGRLPQPIYLGSDPDAQYCRVIEYDCADIEPQVSFPHLPSNAKPISKVGKVKIDQVVIGSCTNGRIEDLRVAAKVLKGKKRHPDVRLIIIPATQEIYSQAMKEGLFDTFMKAEAAISTPTCGPCLGGHMGILAEGERCVATTNRNFVGRMGHPKSEVYLSNAAVAAASAVAGQIASPEAL
- a CDS encoding methyltransferase, which codes for MRPFEPFEITVEKLHPSGYGIAAHNSRPAAVWNSLPGEKIIAKQTGKKKGQIIAIAETVLSASPDRTAPLEGHFLSCSPWSIMTWEAENRHKMEIARKCGSRAALIDIATNDIRTGYRNKMEFSFTRDDDGRASLAFFERGKRRKTSIDGCILAAPKINETARQAVEWIDRKNINPDDLKCLVLRSNASGKVIEGLYSKIKGLPKPDTANLQVIYSDPRSPAALTTEIIHPAQEDILTDKVGGLNLSYGLSSFFQVNLPVFEMALEDIKAYAKPASAILDLYCGVGTIGLALAKNAKNVELVDIVADSVDFANKNIWSNGVKNAKAILSPAEKVAELITDDKLLILDPPRAGLHPKLIKKILDARPKRIIYLSCNVVSQTRDIDLINDLYEVKFRKLYNFFPRTPHIEGLCVCDII
- a CDS encoding pentapeptide repeat-containing protein, which produces MNTRGLGAHYAGRARLYGERLQFIRDRGGASLRLDMVHPNLLERGGSLRITAPLGTIPSGLFGYLKTNGAIAGGRLDIGKLRELFDVRYAFRNREEGFYLRAGEEMNSANMMSAVIGRLVGTKALVPRYGKHEGSVIDAVYTLFRTVNVNDGMWHEPLDEWNEKKAVLDDRGIVVDLSGFDLGRFDLAGINFRNMVFTGANFTGSDQSEADLSFSVVRDVTADRVDYRGAFLMSADFSRSSLMQADFEDAVAPGARFDGAELMMANFFRAMLIGARFDGSWPLLEGSLRDIIEQRHCGKINGYQSYLTGLSRTEEGIEKLRKLAADGSMEFEMRWFGRTEEEARRTFAHLVRWKPVDKIIGSLMRSYVDRIIEAEMRYSFRGEALPDLEDVDFEPASPLLSGFSI
- a CDS encoding ABC transporter permease, giving the protein MIELRAIYILWLREMKKFSRAKERIIGSAAMPLMFLAFLGLGFRGSDVPGIDKGISYMRFLVPGIIGMNMLFSSMFSGISVLWDREFGFLKEIMVAPVSRVSIALGRIAGGATTGLIQGMILFSISFFLGFHMNTAFPWYRMVLGFGAMLAFMVLISLTFISLGLSFASNMRDAQGFELIINFVMFPLFFLSGAVSPISNLPVWVRIFSYANPLTYGVDGIRGALIGHSMFPVSFNFLICLASSAFMVSLASFFFDRSDSV
- a CDS encoding ATP-binding cassette domain-containing protein; the protein is MPAIEVKDLIKQFKNTAAVKGITFDVEEGRCFGLLGPNGAGKTTTLNILATLLRLTSGSAKVAGFDVSTQKNEVRKNIGMVFQEPALDSKLSGRENLEFHAMMYGIEPKVYKKRIDTLLSLVELREKENVMTQNYSGGMKRRLEIARGLIHRPKVLFLDEPTLGLDSQTRRLIWNYVKNLIKEYKVTVILTTHYMEEADFLCDRIAIIDHGKILVNDTPDSLKAACGPECSLEDVFLKYVGTDIRNVEEREKIW